One Streptomyces sp. SAI-135 DNA segment encodes these proteins:
- a CDS encoding non-ribosomal peptide synthetase, with protein MSLQEDARRPLSGAQEGLWYAGRLAPDSAAYNTAEAVEIHGPLDTALFETALRRVVAEADTFALRFTDTDDGPRCHPAPDADDWPLHRVDVSGASDPEAAAWEYVRADLATPVDPDKGPLFAHTLLTLAEDRHLWLLRAHHVLLDGYSYKLLGRRLAETYNALAEEREPEPCAFAPVRRLQEEEAAYLASDRFARDRDHWAQRLADLPEPARLTARTAPPTAPFLRRTAELTPAETAALDTAAARLGVQRTDLLTAATAAYLHRMTGAHDLVLGMATMSRLGSAALRTPGTASDVLPLRVAAAPATTVGGLARAVADELRALRRHQRYRGEFLRRDLGLLGTGRRLYGPVLNIVPFDESPVFGGHPTTWHHLSGGAVDDLQISVRPGQRGGGLWLALDANPALYDEDELALHRDRFCTLLRLLGGADPATPLGDLDLLLPGEHPRDTPAHTYPVGRTLTELFEERAAAGPERTAVSHGDERLTYAELNAEANRIARLLTEHGAGPGRVVALALERGIRLLPALLAVLKTGAAYLPLDPGQPTGRLRLVVEDAAPVVLVTEHAHAHLAQDTVPTLLLDDPQVAADLARRSGTDLTATERHGPLSPSDTAYIIHTSGSTGRPKGVPVPHANVVRLFAAAAEHFDFRADDVWTLFHSYAFDFSVWEIWGALLHGGRIVVVPYAVSRSPRDFLDLLHREGVTVLNQTPSAFEQLIDADLEHGRGSGALRYVVFGGEALRPARLRPWADRHGLDRPALVNMYGITETTVHVTHHRLTEADLDDPRRVSVIGRPLADLRVHLLDPEGRPVPPGATGEMYVSGAGVAPGYLDRPEQTAERFLDDPYGPPGTRMYRSGDLARRRPDGTLDYVGRADAQIQLRGFRVEPGEIEAVLAAHPGVARAAVVPRRTGNGALHLIAYAVPAGDAPVSPADLRTHAAAHLPEHMVPAACVLVDALPLTANGKLDVQALPDPDFTAAASGTRPATAPQRLVCALFEDVLDLPGDSVGVDARFFDLGGDSLLATRLLARLRQRTGAEIPITALFEAPTPAALAERLAAGTQGTPPRPVLGAAARPQRVPLSFAQERMWFLNRLDEGAATYHIPLIVPVGAGLDPDALQAALGDLADRHESLRTVIAEQDGSAFQRILPPGELRPVLRRVDCPAAEIAAHVRAASRRRFDLTAESPLATWLLGTGSDRVLLFVLHHSAADGWSLAPFAADLSAAYAARRAGRAPQWAPLTVQYADYALWQRALLAPGPDGPGRLERLTGHWRGALDGLPEECTLPGDRPRPTAPSGAGAHVEVAVDAELHRALLRLADREGASLFMVLHAALSALLTRCGAGEDIVLGTPVAGRTEPGLDPLIGLITNTLVLRADTSGDPAFADLLARLRTADLAALDHQDLPFDRLVEELNPPRTPGRHPLFQVMLALQNNTPAVLELDGTRTPLRPTATGTAKFDLFVDVLQRQDAAGAPDGLTLHVEYATDLYDAPTAEAFARALHGVLRTVSTDPAVRLGQLPALPERTPVPATTDTADLAGAARSVPGIRDAHVLPGHGDSPARLYVVPGRPDAAERVEELLARAGNGTVRVTAVNALPRTEDGNIDNAALRALPTVDTTAATAWRERLAELPGVTSVDVAVENAPEELERRHTGLPDRPAQAAPTTRPAPARAVPAVSEGPALSEPSVPSWAEALRRAAAREKGDIVHVHADGSEHRRSYASLIPEASRVLAGLRRAGLRPGDQVILQCDVTEDFLAVLWGCVLGGFVAVPLTVPTSYDTPSAALTKLEGIWRMLGRPWIVSSAEREAGLREVAARQDWPGPRITTADALRAAPEDHDWYPARPDDLMLMLMTSGSTGLPKAVRLTHRNVLTRSAATEQLNGLGADDVSLNWIPLDHVTGVVMFHLRDVYLGCRQIHAPTPWILQDPLRWMDLADRHRVTVTWAPNFAFGLLAEQSHRFTGRDWDLSPMRLVMNAGEVVVASAARGFLHALKPFGLPQDVMHPGWGMSETCSVVTDAVLPAAPVPGEGTFVSCGRPYPGFAMRVVDEQGTVLPEGEAGRFQVRGTSVTGGYHDNPAANAEAFTDDGWFDTGDLAFLRDGELYITGRAKDVIIVNGVNHYSHEIEACVEELPYAERSFTAAVAVRTDPASPTDELALFLHLTPEAGADPARALREIAGKVTREIGVSPAFLVPVPRDAVPKTEIGKIQRTKLRKSFEAGDFDDEVRRTQVLLGTAATVPDWFLRPVWQRTERPDAPAVAPGRHTLVLAGGDPQVGALAERLAEALRSAGGLCTVVEEATAYERLDAAHYRVRPVETADYAAMLGQLADDERPVDAVLYLDGLRGTGEPPVAPNDTTGVERLLAFARVLAERPGPQRPVDLVYVSAGAQAVRPGDRPAPAHAMAAALLKSLAEESAALRTRHLDLSADDAMDPLPVLAAETTATDDGADIAYRDGHRYVRRLAPLPETPARAEPAARDGFTLITGGLGGVGTEIAAHLLRTPGTRLLVLGRTPEDEAEALPALRERGEVRYARADVTDEHQVRAAVEAAAEDWGVPLTSVLHLAGTLVERPVGDLDTTTWRRALEAKVRGAWTLHRLTADHPHVSFVTFSSVNGFFGGAMNAAYAAANAYLDALAAYRRSLGLPAQSLAWSMWRERGMSRGYGLTALTEARGYRLLDAPAALRSFEFARTLDQPHLLIGADRTAPWVGSHVVAPVRQTRRLTARVGLEDGTDLGALYRAAAAGARAAGLSDDAWTLCSAGSTGVRPDEPGTEEDLRRLEGRLAQVWREVLDRDRVGLDDNFFDLGGNSLLLVTAQSAVNRAFGSELSVVDLFAHPTVRDLARHLAATGAGPVADIEAASGPESVDGLDRAREQARRQRAARARRTARQGKDHRRA; from the coding sequence ATGTCACTCCAGGAGGACGCACGTCGACCGCTGTCCGGAGCCCAGGAGGGTCTCTGGTACGCCGGACGGCTCGCACCGGACAGCGCCGCGTACAACACCGCGGAGGCCGTGGAGATCCACGGGCCCCTCGACACCGCCCTGTTCGAGACCGCGCTGCGGCGTGTCGTCGCCGAGGCCGACACCTTCGCCCTGCGGTTCACCGACACCGACGACGGCCCCCGCTGCCACCCGGCACCGGACGCGGACGACTGGCCTCTGCACCGGGTCGACGTCAGCGGCGCCTCCGATCCGGAGGCCGCCGCGTGGGAGTACGTCCGCGCCGACCTCGCGACCCCGGTGGACCCCGACAAGGGCCCTCTGTTCGCGCACACCCTGCTGACCCTCGCCGAGGACCGGCACCTGTGGCTGCTGCGAGCCCATCACGTGCTGCTGGACGGCTACAGCTACAAGCTCCTCGGGCGCCGCCTGGCCGAGACCTACAACGCACTGGCCGAGGAGCGGGAACCGGAGCCGTGCGCCTTCGCGCCGGTGCGCCGGCTCCAGGAGGAGGAGGCGGCCTACCTCGCCTCCGACCGCTTCGCCCGCGACCGCGACCACTGGGCGCAGCGCCTGGCCGACCTGCCCGAACCCGCCCGGCTCACCGCCCGCACGGCGCCACCCACCGCGCCCTTCCTGCGCCGCACCGCCGAACTGACGCCCGCCGAGACCGCTGCCCTGGACACCGCGGCCGCCCGCCTCGGGGTTCAGCGCACCGACCTGCTGACCGCGGCGACCGCCGCCTACCTGCACCGGATGACCGGGGCCCACGACCTGGTGCTGGGCATGGCCACGATGAGCCGGCTGGGCAGCGCCGCCCTGCGGACCCCCGGCACCGCCTCCGACGTCCTGCCGCTGCGTGTCGCCGCCGCCCCCGCGACGACCGTCGGGGGGCTGGCCCGGGCCGTCGCCGACGAACTGCGGGCCCTGCGCCGCCACCAGCGCTACCGCGGCGAGTTCCTCCGCCGGGACCTGGGCCTGCTGGGCACCGGACGCCGGCTCTACGGACCGGTGCTGAACATCGTCCCGTTCGACGAGTCCCCCGTCTTCGGCGGGCACCCCACCACCTGGCACCACCTGTCCGGCGGAGCCGTCGACGACCTGCAGATCTCGGTGCGCCCCGGACAGCGCGGCGGCGGACTGTGGCTGGCCCTCGACGCCAACCCCGCCCTGTACGACGAGGACGAACTCGCGCTGCACCGCGACCGGTTCTGCACCCTGCTGCGCCTGCTGGGCGGGGCCGACCCGGCGACGCCGCTGGGTGACCTGGACCTCCTGCTGCCGGGCGAACACCCCCGCGACACCCCGGCGCACACGTACCCGGTCGGGCGGACCCTCACGGAGCTGTTCGAGGAACGGGCGGCGGCCGGACCAGAGCGCACGGCCGTCAGCCACGGCGACGAACGGCTCACCTACGCCGAGCTCAACGCCGAGGCCAACCGGATCGCCCGGCTGCTGACCGAGCACGGCGCGGGCCCCGGCCGGGTCGTGGCGCTCGCCCTGGAGCGCGGCATCCGGCTGCTGCCCGCCCTGCTGGCCGTCCTGAAGACCGGCGCCGCCTACCTGCCCCTGGACCCGGGTCAGCCGACCGGAAGGCTGCGGCTGGTCGTCGAGGACGCGGCCCCCGTCGTCCTCGTCACCGAACACGCCCACGCCCACCTCGCCCAGGACACCGTCCCCACTCTGCTGCTGGACGACCCCCAGGTGGCCGCGGATCTCGCCCGCCGCTCCGGCACCGACCTGACCGCCACCGAACGGCACGGCCCGCTCAGCCCGTCCGACACCGCGTACATCATCCACACCTCCGGCTCCACCGGCCGCCCCAAGGGCGTACCCGTGCCGCACGCCAACGTCGTACGCCTCTTCGCCGCCGCGGCCGAGCACTTCGACTTCCGGGCCGACGACGTGTGGACGCTGTTCCACTCCTACGCCTTCGACTTCTCCGTGTGGGAGATCTGGGGAGCCCTGCTGCACGGCGGCCGGATCGTCGTCGTGCCCTACGCCGTCAGCCGCTCGCCGCGCGACTTCCTCGACCTGCTGCACCGCGAGGGCGTGACCGTCCTCAACCAGACACCGTCCGCGTTCGAGCAGCTCATCGACGCCGACCTCGAACACGGCCGCGGCAGCGGGGCGTTGCGCTACGTCGTCTTCGGCGGGGAGGCCCTGCGCCCGGCGCGGCTGCGCCCCTGGGCCGACCGGCACGGCCTCGACCGGCCGGCCCTGGTGAACATGTACGGCATCACCGAGACCACCGTGCACGTCACCCACCACCGCCTCACCGAAGCCGACCTGGACGACCCGCGCCGCGTCAGCGTCATCGGCCGGCCGCTCGCCGACCTGCGGGTGCACCTGCTGGACCCCGAGGGGCGCCCGGTGCCGCCGGGCGCGACGGGGGAGATGTACGTCTCCGGCGCCGGCGTCGCCCCCGGTTACCTCGACCGTCCCGAGCAGACCGCGGAACGCTTCCTCGACGACCCCTACGGCCCGCCCGGCACCCGCATGTACCGCTCGGGCGACCTGGCCCGGCGCCGCCCCGACGGCACCCTCGACTACGTGGGCCGCGCCGACGCCCAGATACAGCTGCGCGGCTTCCGCGTCGAGCCCGGCGAGATCGAGGCCGTCCTGGCCGCCCACCCGGGCGTCGCCCGCGCCGCCGTCGTGCCCCGCCGCACCGGCAACGGCGCCCTGCACCTCATCGCCTACGCCGTGCCCGCGGGCGACGCACCCGTGTCCCCCGCCGACCTGCGCACCCACGCCGCCGCGCACCTGCCCGAGCACATGGTCCCGGCCGCCTGCGTCCTCGTGGACGCCCTGCCGCTGACCGCGAACGGCAAACTCGACGTGCAGGCCCTGCCCGACCCCGACTTCACCGCCGCCGCGTCCGGCACCCGGCCGGCGACAGCCCCACAGCGTTTGGTGTGTGCCCTGTTCGAGGACGTGCTGGACCTGCCGGGCGATTCCGTGGGCGTGGACGCCCGCTTCTTCGACCTCGGCGGCGACTCCCTGCTCGCCACCCGCCTGCTGGCCCGGCTGCGGCAGCGGACCGGTGCGGAGATCCCCATCACCGCCCTGTTCGAGGCGCCGACCCCGGCCGCGCTCGCCGAACGGCTCGCCGCGGGCACGCAGGGCACCCCGCCCCGGCCCGTCCTCGGCGCCGCAGCCCGCCCGCAGCGGGTGCCGCTGTCCTTCGCCCAGGAACGCATGTGGTTCCTGAACCGGCTCGACGAGGGCGCGGCCACCTACCACATCCCGCTCATCGTCCCCGTCGGGGCCGGCCTCGACCCCGACGCGCTCCAGGCCGCCCTAGGGGACCTGGCCGACCGGCACGAGAGCCTGCGCACGGTGATCGCCGAGCAGGACGGGTCGGCCTTCCAGCGCATCCTGCCGCCCGGAGAGCTGCGCCCGGTGCTGCGGCGCGTCGACTGCCCCGCCGCGGAGATCGCCGCCCACGTCCGTGCCGCCTCACGCCGCCGCTTCGACCTGACCGCCGAAAGCCCCCTGGCCACCTGGCTGTTGGGCACCGGCAGCGACCGGGTCCTGCTGTTCGTGCTGCACCACAGCGCCGCCGACGGCTGGTCGCTGGCCCCCTTCGCCGCCGACCTGTCCGCCGCCTACGCGGCCCGCCGGGCGGGCCGGGCACCGCAGTGGGCCCCGCTGACGGTGCAGTACGCCGACTACGCGCTGTGGCAGCGCGCCCTGCTCGCCCCCGGCCCGGACGGCCCCGGCCGCCTGGAGCGGCTCACCGGCCATTGGCGCGGCGCGCTGGACGGCCTGCCCGAGGAATGCACCCTGCCCGGCGACCGGCCGCGTCCCACCGCACCGAGCGGCGCGGGCGCGCACGTCGAAGTCGCCGTCGACGCCGAGCTGCACCGTGCGCTGCTGCGCCTGGCCGACCGCGAGGGCGCCAGCCTGTTCATGGTGCTGCACGCCGCCCTCAGCGCCCTGCTCACCCGCTGCGGCGCGGGCGAGGACATCGTCCTCGGCACCCCCGTCGCCGGCCGCACCGAACCCGGCCTCGACCCCCTGATCGGCCTGATCACCAACACCCTGGTGCTGCGCGCCGACACCTCCGGCGACCCCGCCTTCGCCGACCTCCTCGCCCGGCTGCGCACCGCCGACCTGGCCGCCCTGGACCACCAGGACCTGCCCTTCGACCGGCTGGTGGAGGAGCTCAACCCGCCCCGCACGCCCGGCCGGCACCCCCTGTTCCAAGTGATGCTGGCCCTGCAGAACAACACGCCCGCCGTCCTCGAACTCGACGGCACCCGCACCCCGTTGCGACCCACCGCCACCGGCACCGCCAAGTTCGACCTGTTCGTCGACGTCCTCCAGCGCCAGGATGCCGCGGGCGCCCCCGACGGCCTGACCCTGCACGTCGAGTACGCCACCGACCTCTACGACGCACCGACCGCCGAGGCGTTCGCCCGCGCCCTGCACGGCGTCCTGCGCACGGTGAGCACCGACCCCGCCGTCCGTCTCGGTCAGCTGCCCGCGCTTCCCGAGCGCACCCCCGTCCCGGCCACGACCGACACGGCCGACCTCGCGGGCGCGGCCCGGTCCGTGCCCGGCATCCGCGACGCCCACGTGCTGCCCGGCCACGGCGACTCCCCGGCCCGCCTGTACGTGGTGCCCGGGCGGCCCGACGCCGCCGAACGCGTCGAGGAACTCCTGGCCCGTGCGGGCAACGGCACGGTCCGGGTCACAGCCGTCAACGCCCTGCCCCGCACCGAGGACGGCAACATCGACAACGCGGCGCTGCGGGCCCTGCCCACCGTCGACACGACCGCGGCCACGGCCTGGCGGGAGCGGCTGGCCGAGCTGCCCGGCGTCACATCCGTCGACGTGGCGGTGGAGAACGCCCCCGAGGAACTGGAACGCCGCCACACCGGCCTGCCCGACCGCCCCGCCCAGGCAGCCCCCACCACCCGCCCGGCGCCGGCCCGCGCAGTCCCCGCCGTCAGCGAGGGCCCCGCCCTGAGCGAGCCGTCCGTGCCCAGCTGGGCCGAGGCCCTGCGCCGCGCCGCCGCACGCGAGAAGGGCGACATCGTCCACGTCCACGCCGACGGCAGCGAGCACCGGCGCAGCTACGCCTCCCTCATCCCCGAGGCGTCCCGCGTCCTGGCCGGGCTGCGCCGGGCCGGCCTGCGCCCGGGCGACCAGGTCATCCTCCAGTGCGACGTCACCGAGGACTTCCTCGCCGTGCTGTGGGGCTGCGTCCTCGGCGGCTTCGTCGCCGTCCCGCTGACCGTCCCCACCTCCTACGACACGCCCTCCGCGGCGCTGACCAAGCTGGAGGGCATCTGGCGGATGCTCGGCCGGCCCTGGATCGTCAGCTCCGCCGAACGCGAGGCAGGGCTGCGCGAGGTCGCCGCCCGGCAGGACTGGCCCGGACCGCGCATCACCACGGCCGACGCGCTGCGCGCAGCGCCCGAGGACCACGACTGGTACCCCGCCCGGCCCGACGACCTGATGCTGATGCTGATGACGTCCGGCAGCACCGGCCTGCCCAAGGCGGTACGGCTCACCCACCGCAACGTGCTGACCCGCTCGGCCGCCACCGAGCAGCTCAACGGCCTCGGCGCCGACGACGTTTCCCTGAACTGGATCCCCCTCGACCACGTCACCGGCGTGGTCATGTTCCACCTGCGCGACGTGTACCTGGGCTGCCGCCAGATCCACGCCCCCACCCCCTGGATCCTGCAGGACCCGCTGCGCTGGATGGACCTCGCCGACCGGCACCGGGTCACCGTCACCTGGGCACCCAACTTCGCCTTCGGGCTCCTGGCCGAACAGTCCCACCGCTTCACGGGCCGTGACTGGGACCTGTCGCCGATGCGGCTGGTGATGAACGCCGGCGAGGTCGTCGTCGCCTCCGCGGCCCGCGGCTTCCTGCACGCGCTGAAGCCCTTCGGCCTGCCGCAGGACGTGATGCACCCCGGCTGGGGCATGTCCGAGACCTGCTCGGTGGTCACCGACGCCGTCCTGCCCGCCGCACCGGTCCCGGGCGAGGGCACGTTCGTGAGCTGCGGCCGCCCCTACCCCGGGTTCGCCATGCGGGTCGTCGACGAACAGGGCACCGTCCTGCCCGAGGGCGAGGCGGGCCGCTTCCAGGTCCGCGGCACCTCGGTGACCGGTGGCTACCACGACAACCCGGCCGCCAACGCGGAGGCGTTCACCGACGACGGCTGGTTCGACACCGGCGACCTGGCGTTCCTGCGCGACGGAGAGCTCTACATCACCGGCCGCGCCAAGGACGTCATCATCGTCAACGGCGTCAACCACTACAGCCACGAGATCGAAGCCTGCGTGGAGGAACTCCCTTACGCGGAGCGGAGTTTCACGGCCGCGGTCGCGGTGCGCACCGACCCCGCCTCACCCACCGACGAACTCGCCCTGTTCCTGCACCTGACCCCCGAGGCCGGCGCCGACCCGGCCCGCGCCCTGCGGGAGATCGCCGGCAAGGTCACCCGGGAGATCGGCGTCAGCCCGGCCTTCCTCGTCCCGGTGCCGCGGGACGCCGTCCCCAAGACGGAGATCGGCAAGATCCAGCGCACCAAGCTGCGCAAGAGCTTCGAGGCGGGCGACTTCGACGACGAGGTGCGCCGCACCCAGGTGCTGCTGGGCACCGCGGCCACCGTCCCCGACTGGTTCCTGCGCCCGGTGTGGCAGCGGACGGAACGACCCGACGCCCCCGCCGTGGCGCCGGGCCGGCACACCCTCGTCCTGGCGGGCGGCGACCCGCAGGTCGGCGCACTCGCCGAGCGGCTCGCCGAGGCGCTGCGTTCGGCGGGCGGCCTGTGCACGGTGGTCGAGGAGGCAACCGCGTACGAGCGGCTGGACGCCGCCCACTACCGGGTCCGGCCCGTGGAGACCGCCGACTACGCCGCGATGCTGGGCCAGTTGGCGGACGACGAGCGACCCGTCGACGCCGTCCTGTACCTCGACGGTCTCCGCGGCACGGGCGAGCCGCCGGTGGCGCCGAACGACACGACGGGCGTGGAGAGGCTGCTGGCGTTCGCCCGGGTCCTCGCCGAACGGCCCGGCCCGCAGCGCCCCGTGGACCTGGTGTACGTCTCGGCGGGCGCCCAGGCCGTGCGCCCCGGCGACCGGCCCGCACCGGCGCACGCCATGGCCGCGGCCCTGCTGAAGTCGCTGGCCGAGGAGTCCGCCGCGCTGCGCACCCGTCACCTCGACCTGTCCGCCGACGACGCCATGGACCCGTTGCCCGTCCTCGCGGCCGAGACGACGGCCACCGACGACGGCGCGGACATCGCCTACCGCGACGGACACCGGTACGTACGCCGCCTCGCCCCCCTGCCCGAGACCCCCGCCCGCGCCGAACCGGCCGCGCGGGACGGCTTCACCCTGATCACCGGCGGCCTCGGCGGGGTCGGCACCGAGATCGCCGCCCACCTGCTGCGCACCCCCGGCACCCGGCTGCTCGTCCTCGGCCGCACCCCCGAGGACGAGGCCGAAGCCCTGCCGGCGCTGCGCGAACGCGGTGAGGTCCGCTACGCCCGCGCCGACGTCACCGACGAACACCAGGTGCGGGCCGCCGTCGAGGCCGCCGCCGAGGACTGGGGCGTGCCCCTGACGTCAGTGCTGCACCTGGCCGGCACGCTCGTGGAACGGCCCGTGGGCGACCTGGACACCACCACCTGGCGCCGGGCGCTGGAGGCGAAGGTGCGCGGCGCGTGGACGCTGCACCGGCTCACCGCCGACCACCCGCACGTCTCCTTCGTCACCTTCTCCTCGGTCAACGGCTTCTTCGGCGGCGCCATGAACGCCGCGTACGCCGCCGCCAACGCCTACCTGGACGCCCTCGCCGCGTACCGCCGCAGCCTCGGCCTGCCCGCGCAGTCACTGGCCTGGAGCATGTGGCGCGAGCGCGGCATGAGCCGCGGCTACGGTCTCACCGCCCTCACCGAGGCCCGGGGCTACCGTCTGCTCGATGCGCCCGCCGCGCTGCGCTCGTTCGAGTTCGCCCGCACCCTGGACCAACCGCACCTGTTGATCGGCGCCGACCGCACCGCCCCCTGGGTGGGCAGCCACGTCGTGGCCCCCGTGCGCCAGACCCGGCGCCTGACCGCTCGCGTCGGCCTGGAGGACGGCACCGACCTGGGCGCCCTGTACCGCGCCGCGGCAGCCGGCGCGCGGGCGGCCGGCTTGTCCGACGACGCGTGGACGCTGTGCTCGGCGGGCAGCACCGGCGTCCGTCCGGACGAGCCCGGGACGGAAGAGGACCTGCGGCGCCTGGAGGGCCGGCTGGCCCAGGTGTGGCGCGAGGTCCTGGACCGTGACCGGGTGGGCCTGGACGACAACTTCTTCGACCTGGGCGGCAACTCGCTGCTCCTGGTCACCGCGCAGAGCGCCGTCAACCGCGCCTTCGGCAGCGAACTGTCCGTCGTCGACCTGTTCGCGCACCCCACCGTCCGCGACCTGGCCCGCCACCTGGCGGCCACCGGTGCGGGCCCCGTGGCCGACATCGAAGCGGCCTCCGGGCCGGAGAGCGTCGACGGCCTGGACCGCGCCAGGGAACAGGCCCGCCGGCAACGTGCCGCCCGCGCCCGCCGCACCGCCCGCCAGGGCAAGGACCACCGCCGTGCGTGA